A stretch of the Vigna angularis chloroplast DNA, complete sequence genome encodes the following:
- the rpoC2 gene encoding RNA polymerase beta subunit: protein MAERTNLMFHNKAIGGTAIKRLISRLIDHFGMAYTSHILDQVKTLGFRQATATSISLGIDDLLTIPSKGWLVRDAEHQNLILEKQHHFGNVHAVEKLRQSIEIWYATSEYFRQEMNPNFRMTDPFNPVHIMSFSGARGNASQVHQLVGMRGLMSDPQGQMIDLPIQSNLREGLSLTEYIISCYGARKGVVDTAVRTSDAGYLTRRLVEVVQHIVIRRTDCGTIRGISVNTQNEMMPESSWTQTLIGRVLADDIYRGSRCIAIRNQDIGIGLFNRLKTFQTQPISIRTPFTCRNTSWICRLCYGQSPTQGHLVELGEAVGIIAGQSIGEPGTQLTLRTFHTGGVFTGGTAEQVRAPYNGKIKFNEDLVHPTRTRHGHPAFLCYIDLYVSIENGDIIHNVTIPPKSFLLVQNNQYVKSEQVIAEILAGTYTLNLKEKVRKHVYSDLEGEMHWSTDVYHASEFKYSNVHILPKTSHLWILSGKSDRSASVSFSTRKDQDQLNIHYLSTGERDICNLLASNNKVRHKLFRFNPSYKKERRISDYSKNNQIICKDHCHFTHPAIFHDTTDLLAKRRRNRFIIPFQFQSIQEQDKALMLASSISIEIPIHGIFRRNSIFAYFDDPQYRTHSSGITKYRTIDINYIFKKEDFLIEYPGIKELKTKYQIKVDQFFFIPEEVYILPEFSSIMVRNNSIIEVDTPITVNIRSQVSGLVRLEKKKKKIQLKIFSGNIYFPGEMDKISRHSAMLIPPRTVKKNSKGSKKKMKNWIYAQWITIMKKKYFVLVRPVILYEIADRINLIQFFSQDMLQERDNLELKVINYILSGNGKSIRGISNSNTSIQLVRTCLVLNWDEDKKLSSIEKGHASFVELSIKGLVRYFLKMDLVKSHISYIRKRKDPLGSRFILDNELDWTNINPFFSMDPREKVQQSLSQNHGTIHMLLNRNEKCRSFIILSSSNCFQIRSFHDGKYYNGIKEEMNPIQNSLGPLGIALQVANFYFYLLITQNQISINKNWQLDKLKKTFQVFKYYLIDENEIIYKSDLSSNILLNPFYLNWHFFHQNSCEKKTFPIISLGQFICENVCIVQTKNEPHLKSGQILTVQMDSVGIRSANPYLATPGTTVHGHYGEILSEGDILVTFIYQKSRSGDITQGLPKVEQVLEVRSIDSISINLEKRVDTWNGRITRILGIPWGFFISAELTIAQSRISLVNQIQKVYRSQGVHIHNRHIEIIVRQITSKVLVSEDGMSNVFLPGELIGLLRAERAGRSLEESICYRVLLLGITKTSLNTQSFISEASFQETARVLSKAALRGRIDWLKGLKENVVLGGMMPVGTGFKRIIYRSKQRQYNKITSETKKRIYVIHKNNLGFKNY, encoded by the coding sequence ATGGCAGAACGGACCAATCTAATGTTTCACAATAAAGCGATAGGTGGAACTGCCATTAAACGACTTATTAGCAGATTAATAGATCACTTCGGAATGGCATATACATCACATATCCTGGATCAAGTCAAGACTCTGGGATTCCGCCAAGCTACGGCTACATCCATTTCATTAGGAATTGATGACCTTTTAACAATACCTTCTAAAGGATGGCTAGTCCGAGATGCTGAACACCAAAATTTGATTTTGGAAAAACAGCATCATTTTGGAAATGTACATGCAGTAGAAAAATTACGCCAATCCATTGAGATATGGTATGCTACAAGTGAATATTTTCGACAAGAAATGAATCCTAATTTTAGAATGACCGATCCTTTTAATCCAGTCCATATAATGTCCTTTTCGGGAGCTAGAGGAAATGCATCTCAAGTACACCAATTAGTAGGTATGAGGGGATTAATGTCGGATCCACAAGGACAAATGATTGATTTACCTATTCAAAGCAATTTACGCGAAGGGCTATCTTTAACAGAATATATAATTTCTTGCTACGGAGCTCGTAAAGGGGTTGTAGATACTGCTGTACGAACATCAGATGCTGGATATCTTACACGTAGACTTGTTGAAGTGGTTCAACATATTGTTATACGTCGAACAGATTGTGGTACCATTCGAGGAATTTCAGTAAATACCCAGAATGAAATGATGCCGGAAAGTAGTTGGACACAAACATTAATTGGTCGTGTATTAGCAGACGATATATACAGAGGTTCACGATGCATTGCCATTAGAAATCAAGATATTGGAATTGGACTTTTCAATCGATTGAAAACCTTTCAAACACAACCAATATCTATACGAACTCCTTTTACCTGTAGGAATACATCTTGGATCTGTCGATTGTGTTATGGCCAAAGTCCTACTCAAGGTCACTTGGTGGAATTAGGAGAAGCTGTAGGTATTATTGCGGGCCAATCCATTGGAGAACCGGGCACTCAATTAACATTAAGAACTTTTCATACTGGTGGAGTATTCACAGGGGGTACTGCAGAACAGGTGCGAGCACCTTATAATGGAAAAATTAAATTCAATGAGGATTTGGTTCATCCTACACGTACACGTCACGGGCATCCTGCTTTTCTATGTTATATAGACTTGTATGTTAGTATTGAAAATGGTGACATTATACATAATGTGACTATTCCACCAAAAAGTTTTCTATTAGTTCAAAATAATCAATATGTAAAATCAGAACAAGTGATTGCCGAGATTCTCGCAGGAACATATACTTTGAATTTAAAAGAAAAAGTTCGAAAACATGTTTATTCTGACTTAGAAGGAGAAATGCATTGGAGTACGGATGTGTATCATGCATCAGAATTTAAATATAGTAATGTCCATATCTTACCAAAAACAAGTCATTTATGGATTTTATCAGGAAAATCAGACAGATCCGCTTCAGTCTCTTTTTCAACCCGAAAAGATCAAGATCAATTGAACATTCATTATCTTTCTACAGGAGAAAGAGATATTTGTAACCTTTTAGCAAGTAATAATAAAGTAAGACATAAATTGTTTCGTTTCAATCCTTCTTATAAAAAAGAAAGAAGGATTTCAGATTATTCAAAAAATAATCAAATCATATGTAAAGATCATTGTCATTTTACACATCCTGCTATTTTTCACGATACTACGGATTTATTAGCAAAGAGGCGGAGAAATCGATTCATTATTCCATTTCAATTCCAATCGATTCAAGAACAAGACAAAGCACTAATGTTAGCTTCCAGTATCTCGATTGAAATACCAATCCATGGTATTTTTCGTAGAAATAGTATTTTTGCTTATTTCGATGATCCTCAATACCGAACACATAGCTCGGGTATTACTAAATATAGGACTATTGATATAAATTACATTTTTAAAAAAGAGGATTTTTTAATCGAGTATCCAGGAATTAAAGAATTGAAGACAAAATACCAAATTAAAGTAGATCAATTTTTTTTCATTCCCGAAGAAGTGTATATTTTACCAGAATTTTCTTCCATAATGGTACGGAACAATAGTATCATTGAAGTAGATACACCAATCACTGTAAATATAAGAAGTCAAGTAAGCGGGTTGGTTCGATTGGAGAAGAAAAAAAAAAAGATTCAATTAAAAATATTTTCCGGGAATATCTATTTTCCCGGAGAAATGGATAAGATATCCCGACACAGTGCCATGTTGATACCACCGAGAACGGTAAAAAAAAATTCAAAAGGATCAAAAAAAAAAATGAAAAATTGGATCTATGCCCAATGGATCACAATTATGAAAAAAAAGTATTTTGTTTTGGTTCGACCGGTAATTTTATATGAAATAGCAGATAGGATCAATTTAATCCAATTTTTTTCCCAAGATATGTTACAAGAAAGAGATAATCTGGAACTTAAAGTTATTAATTATATTCTTTCTGGAAATGGAAAATCAATTCGGGGAATTTCGAATTCTAATACAAGTATTCAATTAGTTCGGACTTGTTTAGTCTTAAATTGGGATGAAGACAAAAAATTGTCTTCTATCGAAAAAGGGCATGCTTCTTTTGTTGAACTAAGTATAAAAGGTTTGGTTAGATATTTCTTAAAAATGGACTTAGTAAAATCCCATATTTCATATATAAGAAAAAGGAAAGATCCGCTCGGTTCAAGATTTATCTTGGATAATGAGTTGGACTGGACCAACATCAATCCATTTTTTTCTATGGATCCGAGGGAAAAAGTTCAACAATCACTTAGTCAAAATCATGGAACTATTCATATGTTGTTGAATAGAAATGAGAAATGCCGATCTTTTATAATTTTGTCATCATCGAATTGTTTTCAAATACGATCATTCCACGATGGAAAATATTACAATGGGATAAAAGAAGAAATGAATCCAATTCAAAATTCGTTAGGTCCTTTAGGAATAGCCCTTCAAGTTGCCAATTTTTATTTTTACCTTTTAATTACTCAAAATCAGATCTCGATAAATAAAAATTGGCAACTTGACAAATTAAAAAAAACTTTTCAAGTATTCAAATATTATTTAATAGACGAAAACGAGATAATTTATAAATCTGATCTATCTAGTAACATCCTTTTAAATCCATTCTATTTGAATTGGCATTTTTTCCATCAGAATTCTTGTGAAAAAAAAACGTTTCCCATAATAAGTCTTGGTCAATTTATTTGCGAAAATGTATGTATAGTTCAAACGAAAAATGAACCACACCTTAAATCGGGTCAAATTCTAACTGTTCAAATGGATTCTGTAGGAATAAGATCGGCTAACCCTTATTTGGCGACTCCTGGAACAACTGTTCATGGTCATTATGGAGAAATACTTTCTGAAGGAGATATATTAGTTACATTTATATATCAAAAATCGAGATCAGGTGATATAACACAAGGTCTTCCAAAAGTAGAACAGGTATTAGAAGTTCGTTCGATTGATTCAATATCCATAAACCTAGAAAAGAGAGTGGATACTTGGAATGGGCGTATAACAAGAATTCTTGGCATTCCTTGGGGATTCTTCATTAGTGCTGAGCTAACTATAGCGCAAAGTCGTATTTCTTTGGTTAATCAAATTCAAAAAGTTTATCGATCCCAGGGAGTTCACATTCATAATAGACATATAGAAATTATTGTGCGTCAAATAACATCAAAAGTATTGGTTTCAGAAGATGGAATGTCTAATGTTTTTTTGCCTGGTGAACTAATTGGATTGTTGCGGGCCGAACGAGCTGGGCGTTCCTTAGAAGAGTCGATCTGCTATCGAGTTCTATTATTGGGGATAACAAAAACATCTTTGAATACTCAAAGTTTCATATCTGAAGCAAGTTTTCAAGAAACTGCTAGAGTTTTATCAAAAGCCGCTCTCCGGGGTCGCATAGATTGGTTGAAAGGTCTGAAAGAGAACGTTGTTTTAGGGGGAATGATGCCAGTTGGTACTGGATTCAAAAGAATAATATACCGTTCAAAGCAAAGGCAATATAACAAGATTACCTCGGAAACAAAAAAAAGAATTTATGTGATACATAAAAATAATCTAGGATTTAAGAATTACTAA